The Microcoleus sp. FACHB-68 genome contains the following window.
AGATGACCTCAGAGTCGCACCGGGGGATATTACGGTCGATGAAAATGGCTACATCCAGGGTGAAACGGTGCCAGTGCGCTACCGGCAAGACTTTACCACCACCACACCCGACCAAGTAGACTACGTCGCCGTGTCGCCGGTGCAGATTATCTCAGTGGCGACCTCCCTGATTCCTTTCTTGGAACATGACGATGCTAACCGCGCCCTGATGGGTTCTAATATGCAGCGGCAAGCGGTGCCTTTGCTGCAACCAGAGCGGCCCCTAGTGGGAACCGGCCTGGAAGCGCAAGCAGCGCGGGACTCCGGGATGGTGATCGTGTCGCGCACGGATGGAGTAGTCACCTATGTGGATGCAGAGCGCATCCGGGTGAAACCAACGCCAGCGAACGGGCACAGCAATCAGTCAGACGGGGCGACAAGCCGGCCCTCCCCTGAGCCGAAAGAACTTGAATACCAGCTTCAGAAGTACCAGCGTTCCAACCAGGATACCTGTCTCAATCAGCGCCCGCTGGTGTTTGAAGGCGATGAGGTCGTTGCCGGCCAAGTGCTAGCAGATGGTTCGGCAACGGAAGGCGGAGAAATCGCCCTGGGCCAAAACATCCTAGTGGCTTATATGCCTTGGGAAGGCTACAACTATGAAGACGCGATCCTGATTAGCGAACGCCTCGTCATCGACGATGTCTACACCTCAATTCACATTGAAAAATATGAAATTGAGGCACGGCAAACCAAACTCGGTCCAGAGGAAATCACGCGGGAAATTCCCAACGTTGGGGAAGATGCACTGCGCCAACTAGATGAGGGCGGCATCATCCGGATCGGGGCGTGGGTCGAGTCGGGCGATATTCTGGTGGGTAAGGTGACGCCGAAGGGTGAATCTGACCAACCGCCTGAAGAGAAACTGCTGCGGGCGATTTTCGGGGAAAAAGCTCGCGACGTGCGCGACAATTCCCTGCGAGTGCCCAATGGAGAAAAAGGCCGCGTCGTTGATGTACGGGTGTTCACCCGCGAACAAGGCGATGAGCTGCCTCCCGGCGCAAATATGGTGGTGCGCGTATATGTGGCCCAAAAACGGAAGATTCAAGTGGGCGACAAGATGGCAGGCCGGCACGGCAATAAGGGGATTATTTCCCGAATTCTGCCGGCAGAGGATATGCCGTATCTGCCCGATGGCAGGCCGGTTGATATCGTCCTCAACCCCCTGGGTGTGCCGTCACGGATGAACGTGGGCCAGATTTTCGAGTGCCTGCTCGGTTGGGCCGGCGAAAATTTGAACGCGCGGTTTAAAATCGTGCCGTTTGATGAAATGCACGGATCGGAAAAATCGCGGGAAACCGTGCATTACAAGTTGCAGCAAGCGCGTGAGAAAACCGGCAAAGATTGGTTATTTAACCCGGACAATGCCGGTAAGATTACCGTCATGGACGGACGCACCGGCGAACCCTTTGACAGGCCGATCACGGTGGGCAAAGCCTATATGCTGAAGCTGGTTCACTTGGTGGATGACAAGATCCACGCCCGTTCCACCGGCCCTTATTCTCTGGTGACGCAACAGCCTCTTGGTGGCAAGGCGCAGCAAGGCGGCCAGCGTTTTGGAGAAATGGAAGTGTGGGCACTGGAGGCGTTTGGCGCAGCCTACACCTTGCAAGAATTGCTGACGGTGAAGTCAGACGATATGCAAGGTCGGAACGAAGCGCTCAATGCGATCGTTAAAGGCAAGGCTATCCCCCGTCCGGGAACGCCAGAATCTTTCAAAGTGCTGATGCGCGAGTTGCAATCGCTGTGCTTGGATATTGCAGTCCACAAGGTGGAAACCAAGGAAGACGGCACCTCACGCGATGTGGAAGTCGATCTGATGGCGGATGTGTCCACCCGCCGCGCCCCTTCAAGACCGACTTACGAGTCAGTTTCACGGGAAGCGTTTGACGAAGCAGACGAATAGTTGTCAGCAGCCATCTGTCAGCAGTCCGTTGTTTTTGACGGCTGACTGCTGACAGAAGAAGCGCTAACCAATGAGACAATGAATTATCTCGCCGGTGCGATTAACACCGCGAGATTCAAACCAACGTCATCTGTTTCAATCTCACGTTGATCATGTCTCATTTTGTTACAGTTCCCCCCGGACTTGCAGGTTTAATGACG
Protein-coding sequences here:
- the rpoB gene encoding DNA-directed RNA polymerase subunit beta gives rise to the protein MTTQTPTAPAFILPDLVEIQRSSFRWFLEEGLIEELNSFSPITDYTGKLELHFLGKDYKLKRPKYDVDEAKRRDSTYAVQMYVPTRLINKETGEIKEQEVFIGDLPLMTDRGTFIINGAERVIVNQIVRSPGVYYKSDTDKNGRRTYNASLIPNRGAWLKFETDKNDLVWVRIDKTRKLSAQVLLKALGLSDNEIYDALRHPEYFQKTIEKEGQFSEEEALMELYRKLRPGEPPTVSGGQQLLDSRFFDPKRYDLGRVGRYKLNKKLRLNVPDTMRVLTPQDILAAVDYLINLEFDIGQTDDIDHLGNRRVRSVGELLQNQVRVGLNRLERIIRERMTVSDADALTPASLVNPKPLVAAIKEFFGSSQLSQFMDQTNPLAELTHKRRLSALGPGGLTRERAGFAVRDIHPSHYGRICPIETPEGPNAGLIGSLATHARVNAYGFIATPFYPVENGRVLRDRPPQFMTADEEDDLRVAPGDITVDENGYIQGETVPVRYRQDFTTTTPDQVDYVAVSPVQIISVATSLIPFLEHDDANRALMGSNMQRQAVPLLQPERPLVGTGLEAQAARDSGMVIVSRTDGVVTYVDAERIRVKPTPANGHSNQSDGATSRPSPEPKELEYQLQKYQRSNQDTCLNQRPLVFEGDEVVAGQVLADGSATEGGEIALGQNILVAYMPWEGYNYEDAILISERLVIDDVYTSIHIEKYEIEARQTKLGPEEITREIPNVGEDALRQLDEGGIIRIGAWVESGDILVGKVTPKGESDQPPEEKLLRAIFGEKARDVRDNSLRVPNGEKGRVVDVRVFTREQGDELPPGANMVVRVYVAQKRKIQVGDKMAGRHGNKGIISRILPAEDMPYLPDGRPVDIVLNPLGVPSRMNVGQIFECLLGWAGENLNARFKIVPFDEMHGSEKSRETVHYKLQQAREKTGKDWLFNPDNAGKITVMDGRTGEPFDRPITVGKAYMLKLVHLVDDKIHARSTGPYSLVTQQPLGGKAQQGGQRFGEMEVWALEAFGAAYTLQELLTVKSDDMQGRNEALNAIVKGKAIPRPGTPESFKVLMRELQSLCLDIAVHKVETKEDGTSRDVEVDLMADVSTRRAPSRPTYESVSREAFDEADE